Proteins encoded within one genomic window of Tabrizicola piscis:
- a CDS encoding DJ-1/PfpI family protein encodes MAGKKILMLTGEFTEEYEIFVFQQGMEAVGHTVHVVCPDKKAGEKIQTSLHDFEGHQTYVERYGHYADINKTFSEAEKQLDQYDAVYCAGGRGPEYIRTDKRIQAMVRHFHETKKPIFTICHGVQILVAVDGVVRGKKVAALGACEPEVILAGGTYIDVKPTEAYVDGTMVSAKGWTGLAAFMRECLKVLGTQITHT; translated from the coding sequence ATGGCTGGCAAGAAGATCCTGATGCTGACGGGCGAGTTCACCGAGGAATATGAGATCTTCGTCTTCCAGCAGGGCATGGAAGCCGTCGGCCACACGGTCCACGTCGTGTGCCCCGACAAGAAGGCCGGTGAGAAGATCCAGACCAGCCTGCACGACTTTGAAGGCCACCAGACCTATGTCGAGCGCTACGGCCACTATGCCGACATCAACAAGACCTTCTCCGAAGCGGAAAAGCAGTTGGACCAGTATGACGCAGTCTATTGCGCCGGTGGGCGCGGGCCGGAATACATCCGCACCGACAAGCGGATTCAGGCGATGGTCCGGCACTTCCACGAGACGAAGAAGCCGATCTTCACCATCTGTCACGGCGTCCAGATCCTAGTAGCCGTCGATGGCGTGGTGCGCGGCAAGAAGGTTGCAGCCCTGGGTGCCTGTGAGCCCGAGGTGATCCTTGCGGGCGGCACATATATCGACGTCAAGCCGACCGAGGCCTATGTCGATGGCACCATGGTGTCGGCGAAAGGCTGGACCGGGCTTGCCGCCTTCATGCGGGAATGCCTGAAGGTCCTCGGCACTCAGATCACCCACACCTGA
- a CDS encoding GntR family transcriptional regulator: MSLRPVSMVDGVYDNIYERLMSLEIAPGARIAIDVLARDLDISQTPVREALSRLEREGLVRKAHLIGYSAAPQLTRKQFDDLYEFRLLLEPEGAKLAARNMTSEAMAAIEAIAADMENSGTPVDRNSRYSRFARADAQFHDAILRVGGNNVMRQALSGQHVHLHLFRLMFHARVTAEALEEHERLLVALRNRDPDAAAQAMRDHIQRSHDRLLAAFE, encoded by the coding sequence GTGTCTTTGCGCCCTGTCAGCATGGTCGATGGCGTCTATGACAACATCTACGAACGGTTGATGTCGCTGGAAATCGCCCCCGGCGCGCGCATCGCCATCGACGTCCTCGCCCGTGATCTGGACATCTCGCAGACCCCGGTGCGCGAGGCGTTAAGTCGGCTGGAACGCGAAGGGCTGGTGCGCAAGGCGCACCTGATCGGCTACTCCGCCGCCCCGCAACTGACCCGCAAGCAGTTTGACGACCTCTACGAATTCCGCCTGCTGCTTGAGCCTGAGGGCGCCAAGCTGGCCGCCCGCAACATGACCTCCGAGGCGATGGCAGCGATTGAGGCCATTGCAGCCGACATGGAAAACAGCGGCACCCCGGTCGACCGCAACAGCCGGTATTCGCGCTTTGCCCGCGCCGACGCGCAGTTTCATGATGCCATCCTTCGGGTAGGTGGCAACAACGTCATGCGGCAGGCGCTGTCTGGCCAGCACGTCCATCTGCACCTGTTCCGGCTGATGTTCCACGCCCGCGTCACTGCCGAGGCGCTGGAAGAACACGAACGCCTGCTTGTGGCCCTGCGCAACCGCGACCCGGATGCCGCCGCCCAGGCGATGCGCGACCACATCCAGCGGTCCCACGACCGACTGCTTGCGGCCTTCGAATAG
- a CDS encoding iron-containing alcohol dehydrogenase — protein MQQFATIRSPREVLFGPGQRHALAAVAKRLGTRALVITDARLAADLMFQAMVADLQDAGLEVRVDASTLPDVPVASAIAAAEAQRSFAADLAIGIGGGSCLDMAKCVALLLTHGGRPQDYFGELLVPGPILPLIAVPTTAGTGSEVTPVAVLSDSERTLKVGISSPHLIPVTAICDLELTMTCPPALTAIAGADALTHAIEAFTAIRRPLTPSVTQERVFVGKNLTSDHFALRAITLLSEGLEAACTDGTNAEARGKVMLGATLAGLAFGVAGTAAAHAIQYPIGALTHTAHGTGVACLMPYVMAWNAPAIQPELAEIAVAMGLGHADQVIPTLSGLFRRIGIPATLQDLGLAADRIDWVADQSLGIARLMQNNPRPISPADMRHLLHAAFTGDLAFAQTAASSPA, from the coding sequence ATGCAGCAATTCGCCACCATCAGATCCCCGCGCGAGGTGCTTTTCGGCCCCGGTCAACGCCATGCCCTTGCCGCTGTGGCAAAGCGCCTTGGCACCCGGGCGCTTGTCATCACCGACGCCCGACTGGCCGCTGACCTCATGTTCCAAGCCATGGTCGCAGACCTGCAGGACGCCGGGCTGGAGGTCCGGGTGGATGCGAGCACCCTGCCCGATGTCCCGGTCGCCTCAGCCATCGCAGCGGCCGAGGCGCAGCGCAGCTTTGCGGCTGATCTGGCCATCGGGATCGGCGGCGGGTCCTGCCTCGACATGGCGAAATGCGTGGCCCTTCTGCTGACGCATGGCGGCCGCCCGCAGGATTACTTTGGCGAGTTGCTGGTGCCCGGCCCGATCCTTCCCCTGATCGCGGTCCCGACCACGGCAGGCACCGGGTCCGAGGTGACACCGGTCGCGGTCCTGTCAGATTCCGAACGCACGCTGAAGGTGGGCATCTCGTCACCCCACCTGATCCCCGTTACCGCGATCTGTGACCTAGAACTGACGATGACCTGCCCGCCCGCCCTGACCGCAATTGCGGGTGCAGACGCGCTGACCCACGCCATCGAGGCCTTCACGGCCATTCGCCGCCCGCTGACCCCCAGCGTGACGCAAGAACGGGTCTTTGTCGGCAAGAACCTGACCTCCGACCACTTCGCCCTTCGCGCCATCACGCTTCTGTCCGAAGGGCTGGAGGCGGCTTGCACCGACGGAACCAATGCCGAGGCGCGGGGCAAGGTGATGCTGGGTGCGACCCTCGCCGGTCTGGCCTTCGGCGTCGCAGGCACGGCGGCGGCCCATGCGATCCAGTACCCCATCGGCGCGCTGACCCATACCGCGCATGGCACCGGCGTCGCTTGCCTCATGCCCTATGTGATGGCCTGGAACGCCCCTGCGATCCAGCCCGAACTGGCCGAGATTGCCGTGGCAATGGGCCTTGGTCATGCCGATCAGGTGATCCCGACGCTGTCGGGCCTGTTCAGACGGATCGGCATTCCTGCGACCCTGCAGGACCTCGGCCTCGCGGCGGACAGGATCGACTGGGTTGCCGACCAATCGCTTGGCATCGCCCGCCTGATGCAGAACAATCCGCGCCCGATCTCCCCCGCTGACATGCGCCACCTGCTGCACGCGGCTTTCACCGGCGATCTCGCGTTTGCCCAAACCGCTGCCAGCTCCCCTGCCTGA
- a CDS encoding NAD-dependent succinate-semialdehyde dehydrogenase encodes MTFDAPLRDYADPTLHAQGLWIGGQWLHGGGIPVTNPSTGRPIAEVADAGVAEAMAAVDAADAAAAGWRATPPRQRSEILRRIFTRMTEEAEALAHLIALENGKALPDARGEVAYAAEFFRWYSEEATRIPGEFRRTPSGSHNILVDHEPIGISILITPWNFPAAMATRKIGPALAAGCTVILKPASETPLTAYAMARLAEEAGVPPGVINVITTTRPGPVTAAMLADPRVRKLSFTGSTGVGRTLLAEAAKTVVSCSMELGGNAPFLVFDDADLNAALDGAMVAKMRNAGEACTAANRFYVQDGIHDAFVAGLAARMAAMTVGPGTDPATQCGPMITAKAVQKIDRLVSDAVARGACVVTGGVPLDGEGFYYPPTVLENVPQDAPIAHEEIFGPVAPVYRFQTEAEAITLANATEYGLAAYVYSTDLTRALRVSKAIETGMVGLNRGLMSDPAAPFGGVKQSGLGREGGVTGILEFMEPKYLAIDF; translated from the coding sequence ATGACCTTCGACGCCCCCCTTCGGGACTACGCCGACCCTACGCTGCATGCCCAAGGCCTGTGGATCGGCGGGCAATGGCTGCATGGCGGCGGCATTCCGGTGACCAACCCCTCGACCGGCCGCCCGATTGCCGAAGTCGCCGACGCCGGGGTTGCCGAAGCAATGGCCGCCGTCGATGCGGCAGATGCCGCCGCCGCCGGTTGGCGGGCGACCCCTCCCCGGCAACGGTCCGAAATCCTCCGCCGCATCTTCACCCGGATGACCGAAGAGGCCGAGGCACTGGCGCATCTGATCGCGCTGGAGAACGGCAAGGCCCTGCCGGACGCGCGCGGTGAGGTCGCCTACGCCGCCGAGTTCTTCCGCTGGTACTCCGAGGAAGCCACCCGCATCCCGGGTGAGTTCCGCCGCACCCCTTCCGGGTCGCACAACATCCTTGTCGACCATGAACCCATCGGAATTTCCATCCTGATCACCCCGTGGAACTTCCCCGCCGCGATGGCCACCCGCAAGATCGGCCCGGCCCTCGCCGCTGGCTGCACGGTGATCCTGAAACCCGCCTCGGAAACCCCGCTGACCGCCTATGCCATGGCCCGGCTGGCGGAAGAGGCGGGCGTCCCCCCCGGCGTGATCAACGTCATCACGACCACCCGGCCCGGCCCGGTGACTGCAGCCATGCTCGCCGACCCCCGGGTGCGGAAACTGTCGTTCACCGGGTCAACCGGCGTCGGCCGCACGCTTCTGGCCGAAGCCGCCAAGACCGTCGTCAGCTGCTCGATGGAGCTTGGCGGCAACGCCCCCTTCCTCGTCTTTGACGACGCCGACCTGAACGCCGCCCTCGACGGCGCGATGGTCGCCAAGATGCGGAACGCGGGTGAGGCCTGCACCGCGGCCAACCGCTTCTATGTGCAGGACGGCATCCATGACGCCTTCGTCGCCGGTCTCGCCGCGCGGATGGCGGCGATGACGGTCGGCCCGGGCACCGACCCCGCCACCCAATGCGGTCCGATGATCACGGCCAAGGCGGTGCAGAAGATCGACCGGCTGGTCAGCGATGCCGTCGCCCGTGGTGCGTGCGTGGTCACCGGCGGCGTGCCCTTGGATGGCGAGGGGTTCTACTACCCGCCCACCGTGCTGGAGAACGTCCCGCAAGACGCCCCCATCGCGCATGAGGAAATCTTTGGCCCCGTCGCCCCCGTTTACCGCTTCCAGACCGAGGCAGAGGCGATCACCCTTGCCAACGCCACCGAATACGGGCTTGCCGCCTATGTCTACTCGACCGACCTGACGCGCGCCCTGCGGGTGTCGAAGGCGATCGAGACCGGGATGGTCGGTCTGAACCGAGGCTTGATGTCCGACCCCGCCGCCCCGTTCGGCGGCGTCAAGCAAAGCGGATTGGGGCGCGAAGGCGGCGTCACCGGCATCCTGGAGTTCATGGAGCCAAAGTATCTTGCAATTGATTTCTGA
- a CDS encoding alpha/beta hydrolase, which translates to MSRPEPDADPYRIRSFVPDFDAITAEIAARSKALAARSLIWSGSSYGECARERMDILLPPNLRQGAPIHMFVHGGYWRSGDKADYTCIAAPVLAVGGIAAIVEYDLMPGTRLGTLVGQVRRAAAWLAARAPGLGADPARLTVSGHSAGAHLASYLAATGRSDASLPATPVAGLLLLSGIYDLSGIPESFLKEEARMTEAEAANWSPLTARQQIGPKRIIALGAEETEPFHAQAGRLHRLCRGLGVKTELMVRPGLNHMNVVLDLADPDQPLGQKLANLVQSARLQVALPFPGATRAGVV; encoded by the coding sequence ATGTCACGCCCCGAACCCGATGCCGACCCCTACCGCATCCGCAGCTTCGTTCCGGACTTCGATGCCATCACAGCCGAAATCGCCGCCCGCAGCAAGGCGCTTGCCGCACGGTCACTGATCTGGTCAGGAAGCTCTTATGGCGAATGCGCACGCGAGCGAATGGATATCCTTCTGCCGCCCAACCTTCGCCAGGGCGCGCCGATCCACATGTTCGTGCATGGCGGCTACTGGCGCTCGGGCGACAAGGCCGACTACACTTGCATCGCGGCGCCCGTTCTGGCGGTTGGGGGGATCGCGGCCATCGTGGAATACGACCTGATGCCCGGCACCCGGCTTGGCACTTTGGTCGGCCAAGTGCGCCGGGCCGCGGCCTGGCTTGCCGCCCGGGCACCCGGTCTGGGTGCGGATCCTGCAAGACTGACGGTCAGCGGTCATTCGGCGGGGGCACATCTGGCCAGCTACCTTGCGGCAACCGGTCGGAGCGATGCCTCGCTGCCGGCTACCCCCGTAGCGGGATTGCTGCTTCTGAGCGGTATCTATGATCTTTCGGGCATCCCGGAGAGCTTCCTGAAAGAGGAGGCGCGGATGACCGAAGCCGAGGCTGCAAACTGGTCACCGCTGACCGCGCGCCAGCAGATTGGACCGAAGCGCATTATTGCCCTTGGGGCGGAGGAGACCGAGCCTTTCCATGCACAGGCAGGTCGCCTGCATCGACTGTGCCGGGGGTTGGGGGTCAAGACCGAACTGATGGTGCGTCCCGGGTTGAATCACATGAATGTCGTGCTCGATCTGGCCGATCCCGACCAACCTCTTGGTCAGAAACTGGCAAACCTGGTGCAATCCGCCAGATTGCAGGTGGCCCTTCCCTTCCCCGGCGCCACCCGAGCCGGTGTCGTTTAG
- a CDS encoding Gfo/Idh/MocA family protein produces MPIDAAHTARPPRLRLGMVGGGRDAFIGAVHRIAARIDDQYDLVAGCFSSNPEKALASAADLGVARAYTSFAEMASKEARRKDGIDAVAIVTPNHMHAPVALQFLKRGIHVICDKPLTATLAEAKKLAKAAEASGVVFALTHNYTGYPMIRQAKAMIAGGELGDLRLVNVEYVQDWLTEAVEASGQKQADWRTDPARSGAGGSTGDIGTHAFNLANFVTGLTLDSLAADLTAFVPGRRVDDNGHVMLRYQGGAKGMLWCSQVAPGNENALRLRVYGTKGGLEWAQEDPNYLWFTPFGQPKRLITRGGAGSGPEAARVTRVPPGHPEGYLEGFANIYLEAARAIRAAKSGTTVPEGTTFPGLKDGLEGVAFVDACVRSSNRNAAWVSLNL; encoded by the coding sequence ATGCCCATCGACGCCGCCCATACCGCCCGTCCACCCCGCCTCCGCCTTGGCATGGTCGGCGGCGGCCGTGACGCCTTCATCGGTGCGGTCCACCGCATCGCTGCGCGGATTGACGATCAGTATGACCTGGTTGCCGGCTGCTTTTCCTCCAACCCGGAGAAGGCGCTTGCCTCGGCGGCGGATCTTGGCGTGGCGCGCGCCTATACCAGCTTTGCCGAGATGGCCTCGAAAGAGGCGCGGCGCAAGGATGGCATCGACGCCGTCGCCATCGTGACGCCGAACCACATGCACGCCCCGGTCGCGCTGCAATTCCTCAAGCGCGGCATCCATGTGATCTGCGACAAGCCGCTGACCGCCACGCTGGCCGAGGCGAAGAAGCTGGCCAAGGCGGCGGAAGCCAGTGGCGTGGTCTTCGCGCTGACCCACAACTACACTGGCTATCCGATGATCCGGCAGGCCAAGGCGATGATCGCGGGCGGAGAGTTGGGCGACCTCCGCCTCGTCAACGTCGAATATGTGCAGGACTGGCTGACCGAGGCGGTGGAAGCCTCGGGGCAGAAGCAGGCCGACTGGCGCACCGACCCGGCGCGGTCCGGCGCGGGTGGGTCTACCGGCGACATCGGAACGCATGCGTTCAACCTCGCGAACTTCGTCACCGGCCTGACGCTGGACAGCCTTGCCGCCGACCTGACCGCCTTCGTCCCCGGCCGAAGGGTCGATGACAACGGCCATGTGATGCTGCGCTATCAGGGCGGGGCCAAGGGCATGCTCTGGTGCAGCCAGGTCGCCCCCGGCAATGAAAACGCGCTGCGCCTGCGGGTCTACGGCACCAAGGGCGGGCTTGAATGGGCACAGGAGGATCCAAACTATTTGTGGTTCACCCCCTTCGGCCAGCCCAAGCGCCTGATCACCCGCGGCGGCGCCGGCTCCGGCCCCGAGGCCGCCCGCGTGACCCGTGTGCCCCCGGGCCACCCCGAGGGCTATCTGGAAGGCTTCGCCAACATCTACCTTGAGGCCGCCCGCGCCATCCGCGCCGCGAAGTCTGGCACAACGGTCCCCGAAGGCACCACCTTCCCCGGCCTGAAAGACGGCCTGGAAGGGGTCGCCTTCGTCGATGCCTGCGTCAGATCCTCCAACCGAAACGCCGCTTGGGTCAGCCTGAACCTCTGA
- a CDS encoding sugar phosphate isomerase/epimerase family protein — MNTIKGPALFLAQFAGDASPFNSWTSITAWAAECGYRGVQVPSWDARLFDLEKAAASKDYCDTFKGEAAENGIEVTELSTHLQGQLVAVHPAYDTAFDGFAAPAVRGNPAARQDWAVDQVKKALTASRNLGLTAHATFSGALAWPYVYPWPQRPAGLVEEAFDELARRWLPILNHAEDCGVDVCYEIHPGEDLHDGISYEMFLDRVKGHARANMLYDPSHYVLQHLDYLDHIDIYHDRIRMFHVKDAELNPTGRQGVYGGFQSWVNRAGRFRSLGDGQVDFGGIFSKLTQYGFDGWAVVEWECCLKHPEDGAREGADFVNAHIIRVTEKAFDDFAGAGTDRAANRRMLGLGD; from the coding sequence ATGAACACCATCAAGGGTCCTGCGTTGTTTTTGGCGCAATTTGCGGGGGATGCGTCGCCGTTCAATTCGTGGACGTCGATCACGGCCTGGGCTGCGGAGTGCGGGTATCGGGGTGTGCAGGTGCCAAGCTGGGACGCCCGGCTGTTTGATCTGGAAAAGGCGGCGGCGTCGAAGGATTACTGCGACACGTTCAAGGGCGAAGCGGCCGAGAACGGGATCGAGGTGACGGAACTTTCCACCCACCTGCAAGGCCAGCTTGTCGCGGTACATCCGGCCTATGACACCGCCTTTGACGGTTTCGCCGCCCCCGCCGTGCGCGGCAATCCTGCGGCTCGGCAGGACTGGGCGGTGGATCAGGTCAAGAAGGCGCTGACCGCGTCACGCAACCTTGGCCTGACCGCTCATGCCACCTTTTCCGGCGCGCTGGCCTGGCCCTATGTCTACCCATGGCCGCAGCGCCCGGCGGGGCTGGTTGAGGAGGCGTTCGATGAACTCGCCCGCCGCTGGCTGCCGATCCTGAACCATGCCGAGGACTGCGGGGTTGATGTCTGTTACGAGATCCACCCCGGCGAAGACCTGCATGACGGGATCAGCTATGAGATGTTCCTCGACCGGGTGAAGGGGCATGCCCGCGCCAACATGCTGTACGACCCCAGCCATTATGTCCTGCAACACCTTGATTATCTTGACCACATCGACATCTACCATGACCGGATCAGGATGTTCCACGTCAAGGATGCGGAACTCAACCCCACCGGCCGCCAAGGCGTCTATGGCGGGTTCCAATCCTGGGTCAACCGCGCGGGCCGCTTCCGGTCGCTGGGGGATGGGCAGGTCGATTTCGGCGGCATCTTCTCCAAGCTCACCCAATACGGCTTTGATGGCTGGGCGGTGGTGGAATGGGAATGCTGCCTGAAGCACCCCGAGGATGGGGCGCGCGAAGGCGCGGATTTCGTCAACGCCCATATCATCCGGGTGACCGAGAAGGCCTTCGACGACTTCGCCGGGGCCGGCACCGACCGCGCCGCCAACCGCCGCATGCTGGGGCTTGGTGACTGA
- a CDS encoding sugar phosphate isomerase/epimerase family protein, translating to MKIGMCMFLWTTHVGPQHDALLADIRATGFDGVEIPVFEGSPDVYARLGQRLDAVGLQRTAVSAIGDPALDLISPDAAVRRAGVDRMRWVLDCSAALGADRVSGPLHSVLGQFSGQGPTEDELARAADSQQQIGAHAATLGVTVGLEALNRFECYLLNTMADLAAFIRRVDHPNIRAMYDTFHANIEETDPIAALTRNRAEVVHIHISENDRGVPGRGNIPWAETFAAIKGIGYDDWLTIESFGRGLPDLAAATKVWRDFAESPEAVYRDGFAHITRHLQTIGLR from the coding sequence GTGAAGATTGGAATGTGCATGTTCCTGTGGACGACGCATGTCGGTCCCCAGCACGATGCCCTCCTCGCCGACATCAGGGCAACCGGCTTTGACGGGGTCGAAATCCCGGTTTTCGAGGGCTCGCCCGACGTTTATGCGCGCCTTGGACAGCGGCTTGACGCAGTGGGCCTGCAGCGCACGGCGGTCTCGGCAATCGGTGATCCGGCGCTGGACCTGATCTCGCCCGATGCCGCGGTCCGGCGCGCGGGGGTCGACCGGATGCGCTGGGTGCTGGACTGCAGCGCCGCCCTTGGCGCAGACCGGGTGTCGGGTCCGCTGCATTCGGTGCTTGGGCAGTTCTCCGGTCAGGGACCGACCGAAGACGAACTCGCCCGCGCCGCAGATAGCCAGCAACAGATCGGCGCCCATGCCGCAACCCTTGGCGTGACCGTGGGGCTGGAGGCGCTGAACCGGTTCGAGTGCTATCTGCTGAACACCATGGCCGATCTTGCAGCCTTCATCCGCCGTGTCGACCATCCGAACATCCGCGCGATGTATGACACCTTTCACGCCAATATCGAGGAAACCGATCCCATCGCGGCACTAACCCGCAACCGGGCCGAGGTGGTGCATATCCACATTTCGGAAAACGACCGCGGCGTGCCCGGACGAGGTAATATTCCCTGGGCCGAAACCTTCGCCGCGATCAAGGGCATCGGCTATGACGACTGGCTGACCATCGAGTCCTTCGGTCGCGGCCTGCCCGATCTTGCCGCAGCGACCAAGGTCTGGCGCGACTTCGCCGAAAGCCCCGAGGCGGTCTACCGCGACGGGTTTGCGCATATCACAAGACATCTGCAGACAATCGGCCTGCGATAA
- a CDS encoding sugar phosphate isomerase/epimerase family protein — MHLSTHNWMRAEPLETTVRRIKQYGYESIEISGEPSQYNTKDTLKLLKDNGMRCWGAVTLTLGERNLAAKDEGQRARSVDYVKSVLTMVSELEGEIITLVPATVGKVTPDATPEEEWKWVVDATRECFAHAQKVGVRVAIEPLNRFETYLFNRCAQALALADAVSPECGVCLDAYHLNMEESNIHDAIRLAGKRLFDFHIADNNRFAAGLGHLDWAKIIGTLREIGYDGALTNEFVAPVDRTPAAPYPDMVEKNPVDISPEQLKFIQDHGSSLLTEKFYADQMRITAETILPLIK, encoded by the coding sequence ATGCATCTTTCGACGCACAACTGGATGCGGGCCGAGCCGCTTGAAACCACCGTCCGGCGGATCAAGCAATATGGCTACGAATCCATCGAGATTTCGGGCGAGCCTTCGCAATACAACACGAAGGACACGCTGAAGCTTCTGAAGGACAACGGCATGCGCTGCTGGGGGGCGGTGACGCTTACCCTGGGCGAGCGCAACCTTGCCGCCAAGGATGAAGGCCAGCGCGCGCGGTCGGTGGACTATGTCAAATCCGTGCTGACCATGGTGTCAGAACTGGAAGGCGAGATCATCACGCTGGTTCCCGCCACCGTGGGCAAAGTGACGCCCGATGCCACCCCGGAGGAGGAGTGGAAATGGGTGGTCGATGCGACGCGCGAGTGCTTTGCCCATGCGCAGAAGGTCGGCGTGCGGGTGGCCATCGAGCCTTTGAACCGGTTCGAGACCTATCTTTTCAACCGCTGTGCCCAGGCGCTGGCGCTGGCCGATGCCGTCAGCCCGGAATGTGGTGTCTGTCTGGACGCCTATCACCTGAACATGGAGGAATCGAACATCCACGACGCGATCCGCCTAGCGGGCAAGCGGCTGTTCGACTTTCACATCGCGGACAACAACCGGTTTGCAGCCGGTCTTGGCCACCTCGACTGGGCCAAGATCATCGGCACGCTGCGCGAGATCGGCTATGACGGCGCGCTGACCAACGAATTCGTGGCCCCGGTCGACCGCACCCCTGCCGCGCCCTACCCGGATATGGTGGAGAAAAACCCGGTCGACATCTCGCCCGAGCAGTTGAAGTTCATTCAGGACCACGGCTCTAGCCTGCTGACCGAGAAGTTCTATGCCGACCAGATGCGGATCACCGCTGAAACGATCCTGCCGCTGATCAAGTGA
- a CDS encoding mandelate racemase/muconate lactonizing enzyme family protein, with protein sequence MRIKSVQAWWVQIPIEEARQHVSDFGRLRTFDAAILRIETEDGIVGWGEGKNAAGSAGNYAALVHLLNHEFGPTLIGRDASQITAIWEDLYNGSRAKASAARGHPLPELARRGLTIAAISAIDIALWDIRGKALDQPIWALLGGKTADRLPAYASGGWADAAGIGAQLQSYIDSGGFRAVKMRVGSMDDRPHVSATRVRAARKALGPDVELMVDAHGTYTVAEAKRFAALVADCDLAWFEEPVSADDRAGLAEFRASTMIPVALGESECTRFDFAALVAGRAVDILQPDPAFCGGITEAMRIAALASSFNLRLAPHLWAGAPCFFAGLHVLAAAPAGYIVEFSLGANPMIHDLSLAPVVVQDGTIAVPDGPGLGLDMDTEVIARYARS encoded by the coding sequence ATGCGGATCAAATCGGTTCAGGCCTGGTGGGTGCAGATCCCGATCGAGGAGGCGCGCCAGCATGTCAGCGACTTCGGCCGCCTGCGCACCTTTGATGCTGCCATCCTGCGGATCGAGACGGAAGATGGCATCGTCGGCTGGGGCGAAGGCAAGAATGCCGCCGGAAGTGCGGGCAACTATGCAGCGCTGGTTCATCTGCTGAACCACGAATTCGGGCCAACCCTGATCGGCCGCGATGCCAGCCAGATCACGGCGATCTGGGAGGATCTTTATAACGGCAGCCGGGCCAAGGCTTCGGCCGCACGCGGGCATCCCCTCCCCGAACTTGCCCGGCGCGGGCTAACCATTGCCGCGATCAGCGCCATCGACATCGCGCTGTGGGACATTCGCGGCAAGGCACTGGATCAGCCGATCTGGGCGCTGCTTGGCGGCAAGACGGCGGACCGGCTGCCGGCCTATGCTTCGGGCGGCTGGGCAGATGCGGCGGGGATCGGGGCGCAGTTGCAGTCCTATATCGACTCGGGCGGCTTTCGGGCGGTGAAGATGCGCGTCGGGTCGATGGACGACCGGCCGCATGTGTCAGCCACACGGGTGCGGGCGGCGCGCAAGGCGCTGGGGCCGGATGTAGAGCTGATGGTCGACGCGCATGGCACCTATACCGTCGCCGAGGCGAAGCGGTTTGCAGCCTTGGTTGCCGATTGCGATCTTGCCTGGTTCGAAGAGCCAGTCAGTGCCGACGACCGGGCCGGTCTGGCTGAATTCCGTGCTTCGACCATGATCCCTGTCGCGCTTGGCGAATCCGAATGCACCAGGTTCGACTTTGCAGCGCTGGTGGCGGGGCGTGCGGTCGATATCCTGCAGCCCGACCCGGCCTTCTGCGGCGGGATCACCGAGGCGATGCGGATTGCGGCCCTTGCCTCATCCTTCAACCTGCGGCTTGCCCCGCACCTTTGGGCCGGGGCGCCCTGCTTCTTTGCCGGGCTGCATGTGCTGGCTGCGGCACCTGCGGGTTACATCGTCGAGTTCTCTTTGGGCGCCAATCCGATGATCCATGACCTGTCGCTTGCGCCCGTTGTCGTGCAGGACGGCACGATCGCCGTACCCGATGGCCCCGGCCTCGGTCTCGACATGGACACCGAAGTTATCGCGCGCTACGCCAGAAGTTGA
- a CDS encoding FadR/GntR family transcriptional regulator yields MQQEEFLPTLASYLMDVARKNDGKAPSERDLAEHFSVSRGQVREALAILEAMQVIERRAKSGIYVNGGSGGIEAMSFFARFGLPLENRQIFEAVEVRKIHEIKAAELAASRATEENFDRLRDVLARSEQRLKAGEGLDQLDQEFHLEIVRATQNTIFLNICTSFYALSHNRLKVYFRSPERNQRSHDEHLQIFDALLRRDSALSSALMVSHLRGAMSYWTELLEPAAEG; encoded by the coding sequence ATGCAACAGGAAGAGTTCCTTCCGACCCTCGCCTCCTATCTTATGGATGTGGCCCGGAAGAACGACGGGAAGGCCCCGTCAGAGCGCGACCTTGCCGAACATTTCTCGGTCAGCCGGGGCCAAGTGCGTGAGGCGCTGGCTATTCTGGAGGCGATGCAGGTCATCGAACGCCGGGCGAAGTCTGGCATCTATGTCAACGGCGGCAGCGGCGGGATCGAGGCGATGTCATTCTTTGCCCGGTTCGGCTTGCCCTTGGAGAACCGGCAGATCTTCGAAGCCGTGGAGGTGCGCAAGATCCACGAGATCAAGGCCGCCGAACTGGCCGCATCCCGCGCAACCGAGGAAAACTTCGACCGCCTGCGCGATGTGCTTGCGCGGTCAGAGCAACGCCTGAAGGCCGGCGAAGGTCTGGACCAGCTGGATCAGGAGTTTCATCTGGAAATCGTCCGCGCGACGCAGAACACGATTTTTCTGAACATCTGCACGTCGTTCTACGCCCTCAGCCACAACCGGCTGAAGGTCTATTTCCGCAGCCCCGAGCGGAACCAGCGGTCACATGATGAGCATCTGCAGATCTTCGATGCCCTGCTGCGCCGAGATTCCGCTTTGTCATCGGCCTTGATGGTGTCGCATCTGCGCGGCGCGATGAGCTACTGGACCGAGCTTCTGGAACCCGCGGCAGAGGGCTGA